In the Limnothrix sp. FACHB-406 genome, GTTCTGGAGCGGCAAATGGACTACGAAGGCGCAATCCGAGCCTATCAAACTGCCCTCAAACTGGAGCCAGACTTGGTTTGGGGGCATTACCGCCTAGGCGCGTTGCTCACCATTCGCTATCAACCAACGGCGGCCCGGGCCGCCCTGCGGCGGGTGGTGGATGCCCACACGGGTCTCGATTCCTTGGGAGAAGCGGTTAAAGCGGCAATCATCGAAGACCTAATGGGGGATTTCTACCAATCCCGAGGAGACTCGGCCGAGGCCGATCGCGCCTATCAACGGGCCCTGGCCCTCGCTCCCCAGGGGCCGGGTTTTTACCTAAAGCTGGGGAAAAACTGCCTGATTTGGGGCCAACATCAACGGGCGATCGACTCCTTTCGCGCTGCCCTGGCCCAACTGCCGCCCGACCATCCCGATCGGGAACTGGCTGAAGTGGGCATTGCCGAAGCCCTGGTTTGGTCGGATCGTTGGGCCGAGGCCAGGGCCCAGCTAGACAGCGTTCTTCAGCGTTGGCCCAACTCTGCTGATGCCCAGAAATTAAGGGATCATGTCAACAGTCGGCCCCGCTAGCGTCGGTTATCCTATCCCATGGTTCAAAAATCATTTCCTAGGGATGTTTCCAGATGGCTCGACAACTGATTAGCTCCGGCTCGCCGTTTGAAGCAGAAATCGGCTACAGCCGCGCCGTGCGCCAGGATCCCTGGGTCTTTGTGTCAGGCACGACGGGCTTCAACTACGACACCATGACGATTTCCGACAGTGTGGCCGAGCAAACCGAGCAGTGCCTCAAAAACATCGAAGCGGCGCTCCAGCAAGCGGAATCCTCGTTGAAAGATGTGGTGCGCGTCACCTATATCCTGCCGGATGCGGCGGATTTTCCCCAATGTTGGCCGGTGTTGCAGCAATATTTCGGCGAAGTGCGCCCCGCTTGCACGATGATCACCGCTGGGTTGGCTGACCCGGCCATGAAGATTGAAATTCAAGTGACCGCCCTCAAGCAGTCCTAGGCGATCGATCTCGGTGGCTGGCTGGGGCTGGAGTTGACCAGGGCCGATCGCAGGCCATTGACGTGATCGCCCCATCCCCAAAATTCCCGTGGCATCATGCCCATAGGCCCGATTCAAGGGTTCTGGGACGTTTAGAGTTTGGGGTTGATCAACAGTAATTAATTTACTAACATTCGCTAATATATGCCAATATTTAGATATGGCATACATCCCTCTCAGAAAAGCGGTCGAATTTCTGGGATTGCATCCAAATACGCTAAGGAAGTACGCAGATGAAGGGAAAATCGAGACCATCCGAAACGAGGC is a window encoding:
- a CDS encoding RidA family protein — its product is MARQLISSGSPFEAEIGYSRAVRQDPWVFVSGTTGFNYDTMTISDSVAEQTEQCLKNIEAALQQAESSLKDVVRVTYILPDAADFPQCWPVLQQYFGEVRPACTMITAGLADPAMKIEIQVTALKQS